In Pontibacillus yanchengensis, the following are encoded in one genomic region:
- a CDS encoding DUF4430 domain-containing protein — MIKFIRMWMVSILVVAGLSACGQAEGGNSSSETNSNEETQQETQEKVQVTISKNNGEETIEEKELSIEAGQTVFEIMDENFKLETDKSGGFITAVEGVKAKEEDKMAWFYSVNGKEAEVGAKEYELQPGDTISFDMHSWE; from the coding sequence ATGATTAAGTTTATTCGTATGTGGATGGTATCTATTTTAGTAGTCGCCGGCTTGTCAGCATGTGGGCAGGCCGAAGGAGGTAACAGTTCTTCTGAAACAAATTCCAATGAAGAGACTCAACAAGAGACTCAAGAAAAAGTACAGGTGACTATTTCCAAAAATAACGGTGAAGAAACAATAGAGGAAAAAGAACTTTCGATAGAAGCAGGTCAAACAGTCTTTGAAATAATGGATGAAAACTTCAAATTAGAAACAGACAAGAGCGGTGGTTTTATTACAGCCGTTGAAGGTGTGAAAGCAAAGGAAGAGGATAAAATGGCTTGGTTTTATTCTGTTAATGGCAAAGAAGCTGAAGTAGGTGCCAAAGAATATGAATTACAACCTGGTGACACTATTTCGTTTGACATGCATAGCTGGGAGTAA
- a CDS encoding ECF transporter S component — MNIRKLTLIALLAALGTVGRYAFSYIPNVQPVTALIIICGIWLGPVAGVTLAVLSTILSNMLLGMGIWTLSQIIAWAIIGLLSGLLGKYNGKLPVWFIGIFSGIAGYFYGFVISLAYGTIGDHFWLYYLRGIPFDTNHAIGNVAFIIILYPVLSRLFQRYGKDINQSTTSLMYNNSNLHNHHKERGVS; from the coding sequence ATGAATATTCGGAAGCTAACCCTAATTGCTTTATTAGCGGCATTAGGCACAGTCGGTCGCTATGCCTTTTCCTATATTCCCAATGTCCAGCCTGTTACTGCATTAATTATTATATGTGGAATTTGGCTAGGTCCCGTAGCAGGTGTAACGCTTGCTGTATTATCAACCATCCTTTCCAACATGTTACTAGGAATGGGGATATGGACGCTCAGTCAAATTATTGCTTGGGCAATTATAGGACTATTGAGCGGGTTATTAGGAAAATACAATGGTAAATTGCCTGTATGGTTTATCGGAATCTTTAGTGGGATTGCAGGTTACTTTTATGGATTTGTGATTTCACTTGCTTACGGTACAATCGGCGATCACTTTTGGCTTTATTATCTAAGAGGAATTCCATTTGACACAAATCATGCTATTGGAAATGTTGCATTCATCATCATTTTATATCCTGTACTCTCCAGGTTGTTTCAGCGTTATGGAAAGGATATAAATCAATCAACGACCTCTTTAATGTATAATAATAGTAACCTTCATAATCATCATAAAGAACGTGGAGTCTCTTGA
- the sigX gene encoding RNA polymerase sigma factor SigX, which translates to MKAVFQELYEKYHQDVYQFLFYMVKNREQAEDLVQEVYIKVMNSYDRFKGESSEKTWLFSIARHVAIDYFRRQKRKRNKILEFFDWGESGHLIEDEDPIPEDIAVQNEEIQKMYQCLDKCSVDQRSVLILRYIQSMSIQETADVLGMSISKVKTTQHRGMKNLQQLMEEEGRKEGDNHEAR; encoded by the coding sequence ATGAAGGCGGTTTTTCAAGAGCTCTATGAAAAATACCATCAAGATGTGTATCAGTTTCTATTTTATATGGTGAAAAATCGTGAGCAAGCTGAAGATCTCGTTCAAGAGGTATATATAAAGGTCATGAACTCGTATGATCGCTTTAAAGGAGAAAGTAGTGAAAAAACATGGCTATTTTCTATTGCCAGACATGTTGCTATTGACTATTTCCGAAGGCAAAAAAGAAAGCGGAATAAGATATTGGAGTTTTTTGACTGGGGAGAAAGTGGACATCTAATTGAAGATGAAGACCCTATACCTGAGGATATTGCTGTTCAGAACGAAGAGATACAAAAGATGTATCAATGTTTGGATAAATGTTCTGTAGATCAAAGAAGTGTTTTGATTCTTCGTTACATTCAGTCAATGTCTATTCAAGAAACAGCAGATGTGTTAGGTATGAGTATAAGTAAAGTGAAGACAACCCAACATAGAGGCATGAAGAATCTACAGCAGTTAATGGAAGAAGAAGGTAGAAAGGAGGGAGACAATCATGAAGCGAGATAA
- a CDS encoding inorganic diphosphatase, which translates to MMAENKVLDVFIEIPTGSQNKYEFDKEKGVFKLDRVLFSSQFYPAEYGYIDDTLALDDDPLDALVLVTNPTFPGCVIESRVIGFLNMIDDGEEDQKLLAVPTEDPRFKDVHTLDDVPQHKLEEISHFFKTYKDLQGKKTEIGEWEGVEAANKLIEDCLTRYKENN; encoded by the coding sequence ATCATGGCTGAAAATAAAGTTCTTGATGTATTCATTGAAATTCCAACTGGAAGTCAAAACAAATACGAATTTGATAAAGAAAAAGGTGTTTTTAAACTAGATCGTGTGCTTTTCTCTTCTCAATTCTATCCTGCAGAGTACGGGTATATTGATGATACTTTAGCATTAGATGATGACCCACTCGATGCGCTAGTACTTGTAACAAACCCAACTTTCCCTGGATGTGTCATTGAATCCCGTGTAATTGGCTTCTTAAACATGATTGACGATGGTGAAGAAGATCAAAAACTCTTAGCAGTACCTACGGAAGATCCACGCTTCAAAGATGTACACACGTTGGATGATGTACCACAGCATAAGCTAGAAGAAATTTCTCATTTCTTTAAAACATATAAAGACCTACAAGGTAAGAAAACGGAAATAGGTGAATGGGAAGGCGTAGAAGCTGCTAACAAACTTATTGAAGATTGTCTTACACGTTACAAAGAGAACAACTAA
- a CDS encoding helix-turn-helix transcriptional regulator: MDQHALIKQLSSKMKLVRVEEGYTQDRMAIILGISKKTLVQIEKERIEAGWTTIVAMCALFRDSEVIQHSLGADPIEVLETIAHHHVDRPKQRTMGGKVWWTPVMEKDGYMVQQNVISQHFRIIDEQYYRYYSTFDKEEAEEKLQELILSSS; encoded by the coding sequence ATGGATCAACATGCTTTAATAAAACAGCTATCATCCAAAATGAAGCTAGTAAGGGTCGAAGAGGGATATACACAAGATCGCATGGCTATTATATTAGGCATTTCTAAAAAAACGTTAGTTCAAATTGAGAAAGAACGTATTGAAGCTGGTTGGACTACAATAGTGGCTATGTGTGCCTTGTTCAGAGATAGTGAAGTAATTCAACATAGTCTGGGAGCAGATCCTATTGAAGTATTAGAAACAATCGCCCATCATCATGTCGACCGCCCCAAGCAACGAACAATGGGTGGAAAAGTATGGTGGACCCCTGTGATGGAAAAAGATGGTTACATGGTGCAGCAAAATGTAATTAGTCAACATTTTCGGATAATCGATGAGCAATATTATCGCTATTATAGTACATTTGATAAAGAAGAAGCTGAAGAGAAATTACAAGAACTCATATTATCATCTTCGTAA
- a CDS encoding ferredoxin has translation MAKYTIVDKETCIACGACGAAAPDIYDYDDEGIAYVILDDNKGTAEIPEELEEDMEDAFEGCPTDSIKVADEPFNGDPLKYE, from the coding sequence ATGGCTAAATATACAATTGTTGATAAAGAAACATGCATTGCTTGCGGAGCTTGCGGAGCAGCAGCACCAGATATCTACGATTATGATGATGAAGGTATTGCATATGTAATTCTAGATGACAACAAAGGTACTGCAGAAATTCCAGAAGAACTAGAAGAAGATATGGAGGATGCCTTTGAAGGTTGTCCAACAGACTCCATTAAAGTAGCTGATGAACCATTCAATGGCGATCCTTTAAAATACGAATAA
- a CDS encoding helix-turn-helix domain-containing protein — MFETLTLYCVQQYKGERSLSAILHMLTGKKSSQTFQDVHAYGLTPFFGIHRSLVRKDLEVTARNLKQKGYLKYYENGNPFLTDKGKSALQNDWCNYPFSSLNGMHYHYMDQTYWSRLLLFVQTASNIAMGEHQFIPVHDQKEIINWVKRKYQKEHQFLQQHLQGIYEELSHILTQIPNHLAEMIVYRMTGYHRYGFSKEQLALKYEVSIHDISIYLTMAIHFQLSSIITYPSTYPLLFSYCKDCIDDVPLTQSAKKSKEWLDKGFSIEYICRIRNLKESTIQDHIVEIALVDPTFSLYNFVSLETAQDISRVAKMLNTNRLKAIKQTLQDKYSYFQIRVVLATIQKEGLHESANI; from the coding sequence ATGTTTGAAACATTAACACTGTATTGTGTGCAACAATATAAAGGTGAACGTAGCCTGTCGGCAATACTTCATATGCTCACAGGAAAAAAATCATCGCAAACTTTTCAAGATGTCCACGCTTATGGTCTTACGCCTTTTTTTGGTATCCATCGATCTCTTGTGAGAAAGGATTTAGAGGTTACTGCAAGGAACCTCAAACAAAAAGGCTATCTAAAATATTACGAAAATGGGAATCCGTTTCTTACCGACAAAGGAAAATCGGCATTGCAGAACGATTGGTGTAATTATCCTTTCTCATCCCTAAATGGAATGCACTATCATTACATGGATCAGACGTATTGGTCTCGTTTGTTATTATTCGTTCAAACTGCATCGAATATCGCCATGGGGGAACATCAATTTATTCCAGTTCATGATCAGAAAGAAATCATCAATTGGGTTAAGCGAAAATACCAAAAAGAACACCAGTTTTTACAACAACACTTACAGGGAATTTATGAAGAACTGAGTCACATTTTGACCCAAATTCCTAATCATCTAGCTGAAATGATTGTTTACAGGATGACTGGGTATCATCGGTACGGTTTCAGTAAGGAACAACTCGCATTGAAATATGAAGTATCCATCCATGATATATCAATATACCTAACTATGGCGATTCACTTTCAGCTATCAAGTATTATAACTTATCCTTCGACATACCCACTATTGTTTTCGTATTGTAAAGATTGTATAGATGATGTTCCATTAACCCAGTCAGCCAAAAAGTCAAAAGAATGGCTGGACAAAGGATTCTCCATTGAATATATTTGTCGCATACGGAATCTAAAAGAAAGTACTATTCAGGACCATATTGTGGAGATTGCTTTAGTTGATCCTACATTTTCACTTTACAACTTTGTTTCATTAGAAACCGCACAGGACATTTCCCGTGTAGCGAAAATGCTAAACACCAATAGACTGAAAGCTATTAAGCAAACTCTTCAAGATAAATACTCATATTTTCAAATCAGAGTTGTGTTAGCAACCATTCAAAAGGAGGGCCTACATGAATCAGCAAACATATGA
- a CDS encoding RecQ family ATP-dependent DNA helicase: protein MNQQTYESLLENHFGYSTFREGQKEIIVDVLNGKDVLGILPTGTGKSLCYQFPAVMMEGTVLIISPLISLMIDQVKQLKQQGFKKVTAINSFLNGEQKREIYKSLDSYKLIYCSPEMLQTEQFIRELSNRVNISLFVVDEAHCISQWGHEFRPDYLKLDDTLQQLGNPTLLALSATAPKNVQDDIIEQLGREKMNKHIYPMDRDNIAFSVEHVSHMNEKINRMKEILTSHPVPTMIYFSSRQWTEKVAYELSQSLQHLRIAFYHGGMEQVDRLLIQQQFMNDQLDVICCTSAFGMGVNKSNIRLVIHAHLPSQLESFIQEVGRAGRDGKQSVSLMFYSPGDSEIPKGFIEGELPGQETLQKTFTFLYKWGYLQGNHVKSNEEMESLLDIGEIQWRFLRYQFEKHDMIEQTYIKYDEKKWRRAFEQIQLFIQERTNIKHRKLEELINWIHQENCLRESLYKPFQHSLKSPQGYCCDRCDFLFSHWKVDDKKQTKQVLGWMEELKQICLQGETYEMDKSSRANQTTN, encoded by the coding sequence ATGAATCAGCAAACATATGAATCGTTGCTAGAAAATCATTTTGGATATTCAACGTTTCGTGAGGGTCAAAAAGAAATAATAGTTGATGTTTTGAATGGTAAAGATGTATTAGGTATTTTGCCAACAGGAACAGGGAAATCCCTATGTTACCAATTTCCAGCCGTTATGATGGAGGGCACAGTATTAATTATTTCTCCACTAATTTCACTCATGATTGATCAAGTGAAACAGCTTAAACAGCAAGGATTTAAAAAAGTCACGGCCATAAATAGCTTTTTGAATGGGGAACAAAAAAGAGAAATATACAAAAGTTTAGACTCCTATAAACTCATTTACTGTTCACCGGAGATGTTACAAACGGAGCAGTTTATAAGGGAACTTTCCAATAGAGTAAACATATCGTTATTTGTTGTCGATGAAGCACATTGTATATCTCAATGGGGCCATGAATTCCGCCCGGATTACCTGAAGCTTGATGACACATTACAGCAGTTGGGAAATCCAACGCTACTAGCTTTAAGTGCTACTGCTCCAAAAAACGTCCAAGATGATATTATAGAACAGCTTGGACGAGAAAAAATGAACAAACACATTTATCCCATGGATAGGGACAATATTGCCTTTTCTGTGGAGCATGTTTCGCATATGAATGAGAAAATTAATCGGATGAAAGAAATCTTAACATCTCATCCAGTACCTACAATGATTTATTTCTCTAGTCGGCAGTGGACAGAAAAAGTTGCGTATGAGTTATCACAATCTCTACAGCATTTACGTATTGCTTTTTACCACGGAGGAATGGAGCAAGTGGATAGGCTGTTAATACAGCAACAATTTATGAATGATCAACTTGATGTTATATGTTGTACAAGTGCTTTTGGTATGGGAGTAAACAAATCCAATATACGTCTTGTGATTCATGCTCATTTACCGTCTCAGCTAGAATCCTTTATACAAGAAGTTGGACGTGCTGGTCGTGATGGTAAACAAAGTGTAAGTCTAATGTTTTATTCTCCTGGAGATAGTGAAATCCCTAAAGGGTTTATTGAGGGAGAGTTGCCTGGTCAGGAAACCTTACAAAAGACGTTTACATTTCTTTATAAGTGGGGGTATCTTCAGGGGAATCATGTGAAATCAAATGAAGAGATGGAATCGTTATTAGATATTGGTGAAATCCAGTGGCGTTTTTTACGTTATCAATTTGAAAAGCATGATATGATAGAACAAACGTACATCAAATATGACGAAAAAAAATGGAGACGTGCATTTGAGCAGATTCAACTATTTATACAAGAACGTACCAACATTAAGCATAGAAAATTAGAGGAATTGATCAACTGGATACATCAAGAAAACTGTTTAAGAGAAAGTCTTTATAAACCTTTTCAACATTCTCTGAAAAGCCCTCAAGGTTATTGTTGTGATCGTTGTGATTTTTTGTTTAGTCATTGGAAAGTAGACGACAAAAAGCAGACAAAACAAGTTTTAGGTTGGATGGAAGAATTAAAACAGATATGTTTACAAGGGGAAACTTATGAAATGGACAAATCAAGCAGAGCTAATCAAACAACTAACTGA
- a CDS encoding CPBP family intramembrane glutamic endopeptidase, producing the protein MKWTNQAELIKQLTDRQLVNQVYLTQLIILILTIGGSFFLFDSLEEVADLFRWNTQQVIFYGISAGVVVLIIDIILMVLLPARFYDDGGINKRVFRSISVLEIFVIALLVAFAEELLFRGVIHTHFGYIIASVLFALMHVRYLTKPVLFVSVLFISFYFGWMYEITHLLWVTIIAHFMVDFVLGVMIRFNVMR; encoded by the coding sequence ATGAAATGGACAAATCAAGCAGAGCTAATCAAACAACTAACTGATCGTCAGCTAGTCAATCAAGTATACCTTACTCAATTAATAATCCTCATATTGACTATAGGTGGTAGTTTTTTTCTTTTTGATTCTTTAGAAGAAGTAGCAGATCTATTTCGTTGGAATACGCAACAGGTGATTTTTTATGGGATTTCTGCTGGTGTTGTCGTTCTTATAATCGATATTATTTTGATGGTTCTCTTGCCAGCGAGATTTTATGATGATGGTGGGATTAATAAACGTGTTTTTCGCTCAATATCAGTTTTAGAGATTTTTGTCATTGCACTACTAGTTGCTTTTGCAGAAGAGTTGCTCTTCAGGGGAGTTATTCATACTCATTTTGGTTATATCATTGCTAGTGTTTTGTTTGCACTTATGCATGTGAGGTATTTGACGAAGCCTGTTTTATTTGTTTCTGTATTATTTATTAGTTTTTACTTTGGATGGATGTATGAGATCACCCACCTTTTATGGGTGACCATCATTGCACATTTTATGGTCGATTTTGTGTTAGGGGTTATGATTCGCTTTAATGTAATGAGGTGA
- a CDS encoding manganese catalase family protein, with protein sequence MWYYEKKLQYPVRVSTCNPQLAKYLIEQYGGADGELSAALRYLNQRYSIPDKVVGLLTDIGTEEFAHLEMIATMVYKLTKDATPEEMKAAGLGAHYANHDNALFYHNAGGVPWTASYIAAKGDPIADLYEDIAAEEKARATYQWIINLSDDPDLNDGLKYLREREVIHSQRFREAVEILKDERDRQIYF encoded by the coding sequence ATGTGGTACTACGAGAAAAAACTCCAATACCCCGTTCGGGTTAGCACGTGTAATCCTCAACTTGCTAAATATTTAATCGAACAGTATGGAGGGGCTGATGGAGAACTCTCTGCAGCTTTACGTTATTTAAATCAACGTTATTCCATTCCTGATAAAGTAGTTGGACTATTAACGGATATTGGTACAGAGGAATTTGCTCATTTAGAAATGATTGCCACGATGGTTTATAAACTAACGAAAGATGCTACCCCAGAAGAAATGAAAGCTGCAGGTTTAGGTGCACATTACGCAAACCATGACAATGCTCTATTTTACCATAACGCAGGTGGTGTTCCTTGGACGGCATCCTATATTGCTGCCAAAGGAGATCCTATTGCTGACCTTTACGAAGATATTGCTGCTGAAGAAAAAGCTCGGGCAACATACCAATGGATCATTAACCTCTCTGATGACCCTGATTTGAATGATGGACTTAAATATTTGAGAGAACGAGAAGTGATTCATTCCCAACGATTCCGTGAAGCTGTAGAAATATTAAAAGACGAACGAGATCGACAAATTTATTTTTAG
- a CDS encoding spore coat protein CotJB, producing the protein MNKQMPPEFYELLEEIQAIDFVLVELTLYLDTHPDDYNAIQQFNDCAKQSKHLKKQYEQQFGPLRQYGMSYSGYPWNWGDAPWPWQV; encoded by the coding sequence ATGAATAAACAAATGCCACCAGAATTTTATGAGTTACTAGAAGAAATACAAGCTATTGACTTTGTTCTTGTGGAGTTAACGTTATACCTTGATACGCATCCCGATGATTATAATGCTATTCAACAGTTTAATGATTGCGCTAAGCAAAGCAAGCACTTAAAAAAACAATACGAGCAACAATTCGGACCTCTTAGACAATATGGTATGAGTTATTCAGGTTACCCTTGGAATTGGGGAGATGCACCTTGGCCTTGGCAAGTATAG
- a CDS encoding spore coat associated protein CotJA — translation MEGGIGLHTQVKYYHPYISPFDPCPPIRVKSYQTPPNLYLGFQPPNLEQYPPKQALYCGTLWPALFSPYPNPQGRDEYE, via the coding sequence ATGGAAGGAGGAATCGGGTTGCATACTCAAGTGAAATATTATCACCCATATATTAGCCCTTTTGACCCCTGTCCACCTATTAGAGTGAAAAGCTACCAAACTCCACCTAACTTATACTTAGGATTTCAACCTCCAAACCTAGAACAATATCCTCCAAAACAGGCATTATATTGTGGAACTCTGTGGCCAGCGTTATTTAGTCCTTATCCAAATCCACAAGGGAGGGACGAATATGAATAA
- a CDS encoding CBS domain-containing protein, translating into MFVKGIMKPAHRCFTAGLDTPLNDVLHTLNQHDIQGMPVVDKGIFQGMISRQVIYKTFFESSMEKEVFLNEKKVGDIVSYQGYYVTEDDVFEQTLTTFKGFPIIAVVKENKQFLGIVSRYDVIEQFESAFGMNRSGVRIAFTSEESEGRIARLAEIVKQYHENVISLATFDETDKLARRIVLKIEKTPNIEKFVRKLERSGFRVLDVKED; encoded by the coding sequence ATGTTTGTAAAAGGAATAATGAAACCTGCACATCGCTGTTTTACAGCTGGTTTGGATACACCGCTTAATGATGTGCTACATACACTTAATCAACATGATATACAAGGAATGCCGGTAGTGGATAAAGGGATATTTCAAGGAATGATTTCTAGACAGGTCATTTACAAAACATTCTTTGAAAGCTCAATGGAAAAGGAAGTGTTTCTGAACGAGAAAAAGGTGGGGGATATCGTCTCTTATCAGGGGTACTATGTTACAGAAGATGATGTCTTCGAACAAACCCTCACCACCTTTAAAGGGTTCCCGATTATCGCTGTGGTGAAAGAAAACAAACAATTCCTTGGGATTGTTTCAAGATATGATGTCATAGAGCAATTCGAAAGTGCTTTTGGTATGAATCGAAGTGGTGTACGCATTGCCTTCACCTCTGAAGAATCTGAGGGAAGAATTGCCCGTTTAGCAGAAATTGTTAAACAATACCATGAAAATGTCATTTCCTTGGCTACGTTTGACGAAACGGATAAATTAGCCAGACGAATTGTATTAAAAATAGAGAAAACACCTAATATTGAAAAATTCGTTCGTAAGCTTGAACGCTCTGGATTTCGTGTGCTTGACGTAAAAGAAGACTAG
- a CDS encoding MerR family transcriptional regulator codes for MSSIQGKYNIKAVSQMLGVQPGTLRAWERRYQMIRPPRNEAGHRLYTEEHVKVLKWLLEKVNNGFTISQAVSILEDQQETVEKSPSIIEESSKGHLEQITEELLQSLLSFDESRAHEKLDYAFSMFSPEKVALDIVGTLLVRIGTQWEENRISSAHEHFATNFLRSRLGMMLISMPSDKLLPKAVCVCGPNEKHELGLLIFTLYLKRRGYDVIYLGQSVAAGDVDVVINEVQPRYLFMSNTMKENIPVSVRLAESLKEHYPGLFIGLGGFAFDQLPEKEKEPLKPYLIGKTKEEWEQWLALNK; via the coding sequence ATGTCCAGCATTCAAGGGAAGTATAACATAAAAGCTGTATCACAAATGCTAGGTGTTCAACCAGGAACACTCAGGGCATGGGAAAGAAGATATCAAATGATCCGCCCGCCAAGAAACGAAGCTGGGCATCGATTATATACGGAGGAACATGTTAAAGTATTAAAATGGTTATTAGAAAAAGTGAATAATGGTTTTACAATTTCACAAGCTGTATCCATTTTAGAAGATCAGCAAGAAACTGTTGAGAAATCTCCCTCGATAATAGAAGAAAGCTCAAAAGGCCATTTGGAACAAATAACGGAAGAATTGTTACAATCCTTGTTATCTTTTGATGAATCTCGTGCACATGAAAAATTGGATTACGCGTTTAGTATGTTTTCTCCAGAAAAAGTTGCATTGGATATTGTTGGAACATTATTAGTAAGAATTGGAACCCAATGGGAAGAGAATCGTATATCTAGTGCTCACGAACATTTTGCAACAAATTTCTTACGTTCTCGTTTAGGTATGATGCTTATATCCATGCCATCTGATAAGCTGTTACCAAAAGCTGTTTGTGTATGTGGCCCTAACGAAAAGCATGAACTTGGACTGTTGATTTTTACATTATACCTAAAACGGAGAGGGTACGATGTTATATACTTAGGACAAAGTGTTGCTGCAGGGGATGTAGATGTGGTGATAAATGAGGTTCAACCTAGGTACTTATTTATGTCTAACACTATGAAGGAGAACATTCCAGTTTCTGTTAGGTTGGCTGAATCTTTAAAAGAACACTATCCAGGACTTTTTATTGGGCTTGGTGGTTTTGCCTTCGATCAGTTACCAGAAAAGGAGAAGGAACCATTGAAGCCTTATTTAATTGGCAAAACGAAGGAAGAATGGGAGCAATGGCTAGCCTTGAATAAATAA
- a CDS encoding genetic competence negative regulator, which produces MRLERMSDNKFKIFLTFDDLMDRGLTREDLWQDLPTVHQLFHDMMYEATDELGIELEGMLQVQVYLMQAQGMLIVVTQSDDLDDEYDDDFIEMKVTLDESKEMVFAFSSFEDIIQVSKHLKQLPLTGGSVYFMDSHYYMKLDENELFEFNRESIIAIMSEFSSPSTVTSHRLIEYGKEIFKSNAVQSITQYFD; this is translated from the coding sequence ATGCGTTTAGAAAGAATGTCTGACAACAAGTTTAAAATATTTCTTACTTTTGATGACTTAATGGATCGTGGACTTACACGTGAAGATCTATGGCAAGACCTTCCGACAGTTCATCAGTTGTTTCATGATATGATGTATGAAGCTACAGATGAACTAGGTATTGAGTTAGAAGGTATGCTCCAAGTCCAAGTTTATCTCATGCAAGCTCAAGGAATGCTCATTGTGGTAACACAAAGCGATGATTTAGATGATGAGTATGATGATGACTTTATTGAAATGAAAGTGACTCTAGATGAGAGTAAAGAAATGGTTTTTGCATTTTCTTCCTTTGAAGACATTATCCAAGTCAGTAAGCATCTTAAGCAATTACCCTTAACAGGTGGCTCCGTCTACTTTATGGATTCTCATTATTATATGAAATTAGATGAGAATGAACTATTTGAATTTAACCGTGAGAGTATCATTGCTATTATGTCGGAGTTTTCATCTCCAAGCACAGTGACCTCACATCGGCTAATAGAATATGGAAAAGAAATATTCAAGTCGAACGCTGTTCAGAGTATTACACAGTATTTTGACTGA